One part of the Symphalangus syndactylus isolate Jambi chromosome 1, NHGRI_mSymSyn1-v2.1_pri, whole genome shotgun sequence genome encodes these proteins:
- the C1H8orf48 gene encoding uncharacterized protein C8orf48 homolog produces MAICPEMAQTDKSALANLSDETETLKNFTGEVQTSSSFSSSGGRQSSPLTSGSKLEREKQTPSLEQGDTQSELLDYKNYEKKLSKKWMNYLKRKDSNFERQQPDTKLQTEIASVSDEELNALQSYCTLKINLIHRRGDSKKKTSSRHKKLRLGLDAEASERDVLSGTVPDELLNRIYFKNMRTTPKQEAAAKQHISSQCPDCNRKRAELALSAFLKQKKTLLESFLLQEKIDEHLHTKDFLTRIGEAHQDFPRLSDDPRIIWKRLTEKSHIRYSGFERSETEQKMRRDGNSACHLPFSLPLLKRLTLIKPELVIVNANM; encoded by the coding sequence ATGGCCATCTGCCCAGAAATGGCCCAAACGGACAAAAGTGCTCTGGCAAACCTTTCTGATGAGACTGAGACTTTGAAGAACTTTACTGGTGAGGTACAGACTTCCAGCTCATTCAGCTCCTCTGGAGGACGGCAGTCCTCGCCCCTGACCTCTGGGAGCAAACTGGAGAGGGAAAAGCAGACTCCAAGCTTGGAACAAGGAGACACACAATCTGAGCTTTTGGACtacaaaaattatgaaaagaagTTGAGTAAAAAATGGATGAACTACCTCAAGCGCAAAGACTCTAACTTTGAACGGCAGCAACCAGACACCAAACTTCAAACAGAAATCGCTTCGGTATCCGATGAAGAATTGAATGCCCTGCAGTCTTATTGCACCCTGAAGATAAATTTGATTCATCGTAGAGGGGATTCTAAGAAGAAGACGAGCAGCAGACATAAAAAGCTGCGTCTTGGATTGGATGCAGAGGCTTCAGAGAGAGATGTCTTAAGTGGAACTGTACCCGATGAACTTTTGAACAGAATCTACTTTAAAAACATGAGGACAACGCCAAAACAGGAAGCAGCAGCTAAGCAACACATATCTTCTCAGTGTCCCGATTGTAACAGGAAAAGAGCGGAGCTGGCCCTGtctgcctttctgaaacaaaagAAGACTTTACTGGAGTCATTTCTACTCCAAGAGAAAATAGATGAACATCTTCATACCAAAGACTTTCTCACCCGTATTGGAGAAGCACATCAAGACTTTCCCAGGCTTTCAGATGACCCTAGAATAATCTGGAAAAGACTGACTGAGAAAAGTCATATCAGATATTCTGGTTTTGAAAGATCAGAGACAGAGCAGAAGATGCGGCGAGATGGAAATAGTGCTTGTCATTTACCCTTTTCTCTGCCACTTCTCAAGCGACTTACTCTAATCAAACCAGAGCTGGTGATTGTTAATGCTAATATGTAA